From Alphaproteobacteria bacterium, the proteins below share one genomic window:
- a CDS encoding ABC transporter substrate-binding protein: MTIAMNRRSFLATGAAATAAGALPWRRARAADPFAMQAAWINDAEFCGYFVAIDNGYYAEEGLELDYLSGGPDVIPESALLSGRAPLALTTPDTTIKAIVDQGAPFKIVGTQYQKNPIGIVSLAKAPITTPQELVGKTLAVPPVNTISVNAMLQMNGIDPADVRIVPYAYDPTPLIQGEIDASLDFTTNVPFTIEQAGEPAVSFLLYDFGFTTYNDTVVVTQDALDNQRDLIVRWLRASRRGWAENLTDPAKYPPTFADSWFQGTGRSIENEVFFNTAQKPLIEHPAGVFAMDEEGIEGNIRALAAIGINATRDMFDTTLLDEV; this comes from the coding sequence ATGACTATCGCGATGAACCGCCGCTCCTTCCTCGCCACCGGCGCCGCCGCCACCGCCGCCGGAGCCCTGCCCTGGCGCCGGGCCCGCGCTGCCGACCCGTTCGCCATGCAGGCGGCCTGGATCAACGACGCCGAGTTCTGCGGCTATTTCGTCGCCATCGACAACGGCTACTACGCGGAGGAGGGGCTGGAGCTGGACTACCTGTCCGGCGGCCCCGACGTGATCCCGGAAAGCGCGCTGCTGTCCGGTCGCGCGCCGCTGGCGCTGACCACGCCCGACACCACGATCAAGGCGATCGTCGACCAGGGCGCGCCGTTCAAGATCGTCGGCACCCAGTATCAGAAGAACCCGATCGGCATCGTCAGCCTGGCCAAGGCGCCGATCACCACGCCGCAGGAACTGGTCGGCAAGACCCTGGCTGTACCGCCGGTCAACACCATTTCGGTCAACGCGATGCTGCAGATGAACGGCATCGACCCGGCCGACGTGCGCATCGTGCCCTATGCCTACGACCCGACCCCGCTGATCCAGGGCGAGATCGACGCCTCGCTGGATTTCACCACCAACGTGCCGTTCACCATCGAGCAGGCCGGCGAGCCGGCGGTCTCGTTCCTGCTCTACGACTTCGGCTTCACCACCTACAACGACACCGTGGTGGTGACCCAGGACGCGCTCGACAACCAGCGCGACCTGATCGTGAGGTGGCTGCGGGCCAGCCGCCGCGGCTGGGCCGAGAACCTGACCGACCCCGCCAAGTACCCGCCGACCTTCGCCGACAGCTGGTTCCAGGGCACCGGCCGCTCGATCGAGAACGAGGTCTTCTTCAACACCGCGCAGAAGCCGCTGATCGAGCACCCGGCCGGCGTCTTCGCCATGGACGAGGAAGGCATCGAGGGCAACATCCGCGCGCTCGCCGCCATCGGCATCAACGCCACCCGCGACATGTTCGACACCACCCTGCTGGATGAGGTGTGA
- a CDS encoding 5-formyltetrahydrofolate cyclo-ligase → MNRTTIVRQRIWARLREHALPDSRFHYNFAEVIPDFVGSDAAIARIEALPAVRDAGLLFVTPDNCLTEMRSRLLKAGKTMIVSTYGIYRGFYRLGPEDVPAGHERYAGWLDGLEYFGKPITLAEIAALGRFDAMLTGASAVSLDGVRFGKGHGFFDLEWGMFTDIGIVDDATPVIAVVHDVQVVEDKLTPSPTDIIVDMIATPKRLHRVTRGYPRPRGIHWDRLEPEVIAATPPLQELQRARGMLPA, encoded by the coding sequence ATGAACAGGACCACCATCGTCAGGCAGAGGATCTGGGCCCGCCTGCGCGAGCACGCCCTGCCGGATTCGCGGTTCCACTACAACTTCGCCGAGGTGATTCCGGATTTCGTCGGCAGCGACGCCGCCATCGCGCGGATCGAGGCGCTGCCGGCGGTGCGCGACGCCGGCCTGCTGTTCGTCACGCCGGACAACTGCCTGACTGAGATGCGCAGCCGCCTGCTGAAGGCCGGCAAGACCATGATCGTCTCGACCTATGGCATCTATCGCGGCTTCTACCGGCTCGGCCCGGAGGACGTGCCGGCCGGCCACGAGCGCTACGCCGGCTGGCTGGACGGGCTGGAGTATTTCGGCAAACCGATCACCCTGGCCGAGATTGCCGCTCTTGGCCGATTCGACGCGATGCTGACCGGCGCGTCGGCCGTGTCGCTCGACGGTGTGCGGTTCGGCAAGGGCCACGGCTTCTTCGACCTGGAATGGGGCATGTTCACCGACATCGGCATCGTCGACGACGCCACCCCGGTGATCGCCGTCGTGCACGACGTGCAGGTGGTCGAGGACAAGCTGACGCCGAGCCCGACCGATATCATCGTCGACATGATCGCCACGCCGAAGCGGCTGCACCGGGTGACCCGCGGCTATCCGCGGCCGCGCGGCATCCACTGGGACCGGCTGGAGCCGGAGGTAATCGCCGCCACCCCGCCGCTGCAGGAGCTGCAGCGCGCCCGCGGCATGCTGCCCGCATAG
- a CDS encoding MurR/RpiR family transcriptional regulator produces MSTRLSLRIQDCFERLTAGERKLAEVILGNPDDILSYSATELAGMAGVSKSTAARFFRTLGYGDFNEVRLQAREERNKTAPMHLEARAAPSERRPGDIDAFARLEVANLNRTLEALRPDVLAAATELLADAQRVWVLGLGTEEGLARYARLLLARIRPDVRLLGAEAPAEDLAMLGPRDSVLVIAMRPRHSGIRPMLAYADTARAKIVYLTDPVAAGSGTRMARVVLQCHTASYGEQPSYAATLSVVQLLAANVAARLGPRARQRLALIADIHEEMEDLSE; encoded by the coding sequence ATGTCGACCCGGCTTTCCCTGCGCATCCAGGATTGTTTCGAGCGCCTGACCGCGGGCGAGCGCAAGCTGGCCGAGGTAATCCTCGGCAATCCGGACGACATCCTGAGCTATTCGGCGACCGAACTGGCCGGCATGGCTGGCGTGTCCAAGTCGACCGCGGCCCGTTTCTTCCGCACGCTCGGCTATGGCGACTTCAACGAGGTGCGGCTGCAGGCGCGGGAGGAGCGCAACAAGACGGCGCCGATGCACCTGGAGGCGCGGGCCGCACCCAGCGAGCGACGGCCCGGCGACATCGACGCCTTCGCCCGGCTGGAGGTCGCCAACCTGAACCGGACGCTGGAGGCGCTACGGCCCGACGTGCTCGCTGCGGCGACGGAGCTGCTGGCCGATGCCCAGCGCGTCTGGGTGCTCGGGCTCGGCACCGAGGAGGGGCTGGCCCGCTATGCCCGACTGCTGCTGGCGCGGATCCGGCCCGACGTGCGCCTGCTCGGCGCCGAGGCGCCGGCGGAGGATCTGGCCATGCTGGGGCCGCGCGATTCCGTGCTGGTCATCGCGATGCGGCCGCGTCACAGCGGCATCCGGCCGATGCTGGCCTATGCCGACACCGCGCGCGCGAAGATCGTCTATCTGACCGACCCGGTCGCCGCCGGATCCGGCACCCGGATGGCGCGGGTGGTGCTGCAGTGCCACACCGCCAGCTACGGCGAGCAGCCGTCCTACGCCGCGACCCTCAGCGTCGTGCAACTGCTGGCGGCGAATGTGGCCGCGCGGCTCGGCCCGCGCGCCCGCCAGCGGCTGGCGCTGATCGCAGACATCCACGAGGAGATGGAGGACCTGTCCGAGTAG